From Gimesia panareensis, the proteins below share one genomic window:
- the fliN gene encoding flagellar motor switch protein FliN, translating to MAEENDDLLDPSEIEKLLNSQGQDAPAEPPAGAGAAESAGDDLLDPSDIEKLLQNANSGEAASSAEAGNVVNNEDIEGLFNQHGSSADQSGMPFSASHADTEALLNQAEANLAAAISPNLGPGSGIPGDLGGTQAFQFPNFESMTGNPEEAMALSSLQNVELDLCIELGRTELLIEEVLKMKEGVVVPLDKLAGDPVDILVNGRIIARGEVLVLNDNFCVRVAEIISPEL from the coding sequence GTGGCTGAAGAGAATGACGATCTTCTGGATCCCTCAGAAATTGAAAAGCTGCTGAATTCACAGGGACAGGATGCGCCTGCGGAGCCTCCCGCCGGTGCAGGTGCCGCTGAGAGTGCCGGGGATGACCTGCTGGATCCCTCAGACATCGAAAAACTGCTGCAGAATGCGAATTCGGGAGAGGCCGCGAGTTCTGCAGAGGCTGGAAATGTTGTCAATAATGAAGATATCGAGGGACTGTTCAATCAGCATGGTTCGTCAGCAGATCAGTCCGGCATGCCTTTTTCTGCTTCCCATGCTGATACCGAAGCGTTATTGAACCAGGCGGAAGCCAATCTGGCGGCGGCCATCTCTCCTAATCTGGGGCCCGGTAGCGGAATTCCCGGTGATCTGGGGGGAACGCAAGCATTTCAGTTTCCAAACTTCGAGTCGATGACGGGTAATCCCGAAGAGGCGATGGCCCTGTCATCACTGCAAAACGTGGAACTCGATCTGTGTATCGAACTGGGACGGACCGAACTGCTGATTGAAGAAGTCCTGAAAATGAAAGAGGGGGTGGTTGTTCCCCTGGATAAACTGGCGGGGGATCCCGTTGATATTCTGGTGAATGGCCGCATTATTGCCCGGGGCGAGGTCCTGGTGCTGAATGATAATTTTTGTGTCCGTGTTGCCGAGATTATTTCTCCCGAACTTTAA